The proteins below are encoded in one region of Candidatus Methylomirabilota bacterium:
- a CDS encoding RNA polymerase sigma factor produces MSLNRRPAAAAEAWTDDRLIRELTAQTPEAMEQLVARYGPKTYRLALRITGKPEDAEEVSQDVLWTVVRKIDTFKRESALGSWIYRITANAAYQKLRGRRGKDEVSWETLLPAFDADGHLVELERDWSHVVDDPALQAEARRRLLEAIDSLPADYRTAFVLHDMEELPNPEVAELLGITLAAVKSRVHRSRLFLRQRLAEYFGSAS; encoded by the coding sequence GTGAGCCTGAACCGTCGGCCGGCGGCGGCCGCCGAAGCCTGGACCGACGACCGCCTGATCCGCGAGCTGACCGCCCAGACACCGGAGGCGATGGAACAGCTCGTCGCCCGGTATGGGCCGAAGACGTATCGGCTCGCCCTCCGCATCACCGGCAAGCCCGAGGACGCCGAGGAGGTCAGCCAGGACGTCCTCTGGACAGTCGTCCGGAAGATCGACACCTTCAAGAGAGAGTCGGCCTTGGGCAGCTGGATCTATCGCATCACCGCCAACGCCGCGTACCAGAAGCTCCGCGGCCGCCGCGGCAAGGACGAGGTGTCGTGGGAGACCCTCCTTCCCGCATTCGACGCCGACGGCCACCTCGTCGAGCTGGAGCGGGACTGGAGTCACGTGGTCGACGATCCGGCCCTCCAGGCCGAAGCCCGCCGGCGCCTCCTGGAGGCCATCGACAGTCTGCCCGCCGACTATCGGACCGCGTTCGTGCTCCACGACATGGAGGAGTTGCCGAACCCCGAGGTCGCCGAGCTCCTCGGCATCACCCTGGCAGCCGTGAAATCCCGCGTCCATCGCTCGCGTCTGTTTCTCCGCCAGCGACTGGCCGAGTACTTCGGGAGCGCCTCCTGA
- a CDS encoding NADH-quinone oxidoreductase subunit N gives MLVIPELTLAGVMLVVFILGLVWDPVRRRDVGAVTAAGLAGLFVLSVMLDGRGVLFDGAFVADGLARYFKQIFILATFLGVVGGLALPQPVFHRRAPEYHLLVLASLLGMMLLASARDLVLLFVAFELMSIPLYVLAGFVKREELAVEAALKFFLVGSLSTAILAYGLSFLYGAAGTTALPEIVQALRSRDPLLILGFVLVLAGVGFKIAAFPFHMWVPDTYEAASTPFVAWLSVAPKAAGFAVIFRVFLEGAGDRAAVWVPLVATLGAITIVAGNLMALPQTNVKRLLAYSGIAHIGYMLLGVAAVSPFGVAVVLFYLVAYVFSNMGAFLVVEAVAQAEGSTGLGAFRGLAQRSPLLALAMLLFLLSLGGIPFVVGFWAKLYVFWAAAEAGLYGLVLLGAVLTVVALFYYLMVAKQMYIEAPASPTPIVVPPALALVLVASALAVVLLGLYPRPLVDTALRAAAPLF, from the coding sequence ATGCTCGTGATCCCCGAGCTGACGCTGGCCGGGGTGATGCTCGTCGTGTTCATCCTCGGGCTGGTGTGGGACCCGGTCCGGCGCCGGGACGTCGGCGCGGTGACGGCCGCCGGCCTGGCGGGGCTCTTCGTGCTCAGCGTCATGCTCGATGGCCGGGGCGTGCTCTTCGACGGCGCCTTCGTCGCGGACGGGCTGGCCCGCTATTTCAAGCAGATCTTCATCCTGGCGACGTTCCTGGGGGTCGTCGGAGGGCTCGCCCTCCCCCAGCCGGTCTTCCACCGCCGGGCGCCCGAGTACCACCTCCTCGTCCTCGCCTCGCTCCTCGGCATGATGCTCCTGGCCTCGGCCCGCGACCTCGTGCTCCTGTTCGTCGCCTTCGAGCTGATGTCGATCCCCCTCTACGTCCTGGCCGGCTTCGTCAAGCGCGAGGAGTTGGCGGTCGAGGCGGCGCTGAAGTTCTTCCTGGTGGGGAGCCTCTCCACCGCGATTCTCGCCTACGGGCTGTCCTTCCTCTATGGCGCCGCCGGCACCACGGCGTTGCCCGAGATCGTGCAAGCGTTGCGGAGCCGGGACCCGCTGCTGATCCTGGGGTTCGTGCTGGTGCTGGCGGGCGTGGGGTTCAAGATCGCGGCCTTCCCGTTCCACATGTGGGTGCCCGACACCTACGAGGCCGCCTCCACGCCCTTCGTCGCCTGGCTCTCGGTGGCGCCGAAGGCTGCCGGATTCGCCGTCATCTTTCGGGTCTTCCTGGAGGGGGCCGGGGATCGGGCGGCCGTGTGGGTGCCCCTGGTGGCGACCCTCGGGGCCATCACGATCGTGGCGGGGAACTTGATGGCCCTGCCCCAGACCAACGTCAAGCGACTGCTGGCCTACTCCGGGATCGCGCACATCGGCTACATGCTGCTGGGGGTGGCCGCGGTGAGTCCCTTCGGGGTCGCGGTGGTGCTCTTCTACCTGGTCGCCTACGTCTTCTCGAACATGGGGGCGTTCCTCGTGGTGGAGGCGGTCGCGCAGGCGGAAGGGTCGACCGGGCTCGGCGCGTTCCGGGGGCTCGCTCAGCGCTCCCCGCTGCTCGCGCTGGCGATGCTGCTCTTCCTGTTGTCTCTCGGCGGGATCCCGTTCGTGGTGGGCTTCTGGGCGAAGCTCTACGTCTTCTGGGCGGCGGCCGAGGCCGGACTCTACGGGCTCGTCCTCCTGGGCGCCGTGCTCACGGTGGTGGCCCTCTTCTACTACCTCATGGTCGCCAAGCAGATGTACATCGAGGCGCCGGCGAGCCCGACGCCAATCGTGGTGCCGCCGGCGCTCGCGCTGGTCCTCGTCGCCAGCGCCCTGGCGGTGGTGCTGCTGGGACTCTACCCGCGCCCGCTGGTCGACACGGCGTTACGCGCCGCCGCCCCGCTCTTTTGA
- a CDS encoding NADH-quinone oxidoreductase subunit M, with protein MGELAVTGAGWPVLSLITLAPFIGALLIMFTARGRPGAVRGIALAATGVSLVLSLYVFGTYRPQAGGFQFYERYPLVPAFGIAVELGADGISVLMILLTGLIIFAGVFASWTVRQRDQEFYALLLTLVTGVFGVFVALDLFVFFLFYELAVLPMYLLIGIWGSSGHIRPRGVFGWAFRETGVGTKEYAAMKLTLYLLLGSAFILVGIFVLYFAAGSRSFSLLALQQAAFTPAVQRGVFLALYVGFGTLAGVWPLHTWSPDGHASAPTAVSMLHAGVLMKLGAYGVVRVAMGLLPEATAYWAPLVGTIATINIVYGALSAMAQTDLKYVVAYSSVSHMGIVMLGAATLTEAGLNGSVFQMFAHGIMTGLFFALVGLIYEKAHTREIGKMGGFGRRMPGIAAAFTLGALSSLGLPGLSGFVAEILTFLGAWQSASRWWLFPAVAGTFLTAVYVLRVTKRIFWGPLVEAEHAHLEDARGPEWVSLVLLSAILILFGLLPALAIAPVDPAVMGLLERLGVLP; from the coding sequence GTGGGGGAGCTGGCGGTGACCGGCGCCGGCTGGCCGGTGCTCTCGCTCATCACGCTGGCGCCCTTCATCGGAGCGCTCCTCATCATGTTCACGGCCCGCGGGCGCCCGGGCGCGGTGCGCGGGATCGCCCTCGCGGCCACGGGCGTCTCGCTGGTCCTGTCGCTCTACGTCTTCGGGACCTACCGGCCGCAGGCGGGCGGCTTCCAGTTTTACGAGCGCTACCCGCTCGTCCCCGCCTTCGGGATCGCCGTCGAGCTGGGGGCCGACGGCATCTCGGTCCTCATGATCCTGCTCACCGGCCTCATCATCTTCGCCGGGGTCTTCGCCTCCTGGACGGTGCGCCAGCGGGACCAGGAATTCTACGCCCTCCTGCTCACGCTGGTGACCGGCGTCTTCGGGGTGTTCGTGGCCCTCGACCTGTTCGTCTTCTTCCTCTTCTACGAGCTGGCGGTCCTCCCCATGTACCTGCTCATCGGGATCTGGGGCTCGTCCGGCCACATCCGTCCCCGGGGCGTGTTCGGCTGGGCCTTCCGGGAGACCGGGGTCGGCACCAAAGAGTACGCGGCGATGAAGCTGACCCTCTACCTCCTGCTCGGGTCCGCCTTCATCCTGGTCGGGATCTTCGTCCTCTACTTCGCGGCCGGCAGCCGCTCGTTCTCGCTGCTCGCGCTCCAGCAGGCGGCGTTCACCCCGGCGGTTCAGCGCGGGGTCTTCCTCGCGCTCTACGTCGGGTTCGGGACCCTGGCCGGGGTCTGGCCGCTTCACACGTGGTCCCCCGACGGGCACGCCTCGGCGCCCACCGCGGTGTCCATGCTCCATGCGGGCGTGCTCATGAAGCTCGGGGCCTACGGCGTCGTGCGGGTGGCGATGGGACTCCTCCCCGAGGCGACGGCCTACTGGGCGCCGCTGGTGGGCACGATCGCGACCATCAACATCGTCTACGGCGCGCTCTCGGCCATGGCTCAGACCGACCTCAAGTACGTGGTGGCGTACTCCTCCGTCTCCCACATGGGGATCGTCATGCTGGGCGCGGCGACCCTGACCGAGGCCGGCCTCAACGGCTCGGTGTTCCAGATGTTCGCCCATGGCATCATGACGGGACTGTTCTTCGCGCTGGTGGGCCTCATCTACGAAAAGGCCCACACGCGCGAGATCGGCAAGATGGGCGGCTTCGGGCGGCGCATGCCGGGGATCGCGGCCGCCTTCACCCTGGGCGCGCTCTCCTCGCTCGGGCTCCCCGGCCTGTCGGGGTTCGTCGCCGAGATCCTGACCTTCCTCGGCGCCTGGCAGTCGGCGTCCCGCTGGTGGCTCTTCCCCGCGGTGGCCGGGACCTTCCTGACGGCGGTGTACGTGCTGCGCGTCACCAAGCGGATCTTCTGGGGTCCCCTCGTCGAGGCCGAGCACGCCCATCTCGAGGATGCCCGGGGCCCGGAATGGGTGAGTCTCGTCCTCCTCTCCGCGATCCTCATCCTCTTCGGACTCCTGCCCGCCCTGGCGATCGCCCCGGTGGACCCGGCCGTGATGGGGCTCCTCGAGCGGCTGGGGGTGCTCCCGTGA
- the nuoL gene encoding NADH-quinone oxidoreductase subunit L — MSDTGLAALIVLCPFLAALLLGVCPPLRRAGWPAAVVALAGSGAALIAAVRLVSGLWRVVSVTLALGAGSTREVMATLAWLPQAGPTPLASVGVLVDPLSAAMAALVALVAFLVQLYSWGYLAGEQHGALGRYYLYQSLFAFSMLGLVFAPNFLQMFVFWELVGLCSYLLIGFYYTRPAAAAAAVKAFWVTKLGDLGFVLGIVLLWGATGMFAFLPLFRAVGQGAIDPAYLALCMGLVYLGAVGKSAQFPLHVWLPDAMEGPTPVSALIHAATMVTAGVYLVARTYPLFLGAPQVLTLIAWVGAFTALLAATLALVQTDLKRVLAYSTVSQLGYMMAALGAGAPQAGFFHLITHGFFKALLFLAAGAVIHAVHANDFAAMGRLGRRMPKTATVFVVGALALAGLPPLSGFFSKEAVLAGVWQGGLGIPFVMLAVTVFLTAFYMFRAVFLTFWGPREAPGAPPHDPGAVMLGPLWVLAVGSIAAGALAGDRLRLTLVQFVAENLDATLPHGPRWLLPLSVALAGAGILAAWAVYQREAVPAAALRRAFGPLALAAERGYGLDAAYAGVYRGVLLAGARGVGWIDRYLVDGVVNLLSAWTLRAGASLRRMQTGRAQDYLYGVTAGFLLLMLLWGSWR; from the coding sequence GTGAGCGATACCGGGCTGGCGGCCTTGATCGTGCTCTGTCCGTTCCTGGCGGCCTTGCTCCTGGGCGTCTGCCCGCCGCTGCGCCGCGCCGGCTGGCCCGCCGCGGTCGTCGCGCTGGCCGGCTCGGGCGCCGCCCTGATCGCGGCCGTCCGGCTGGTCTCGGGGCTCTGGCGCGTGGTCAGCGTGACCCTGGCTCTCGGCGCCGGGTCGACCCGGGAGGTGATGGCGACCCTCGCCTGGCTCCCCCAGGCCGGGCCGACCCCCCTCGCCTCGGTGGGCGTCCTGGTCGACCCCCTGTCCGCGGCGATGGCGGCGCTGGTCGCGCTCGTCGCCTTCCTGGTCCAGCTCTACTCGTGGGGCTATCTGGCCGGGGAGCAGCATGGCGCCCTCGGCCGGTACTACCTCTACCAATCGCTCTTCGCGTTCTCGATGCTCGGGCTCGTCTTCGCGCCGAACTTCCTCCAGATGTTCGTCTTCTGGGAGCTGGTGGGCCTCTGCTCCTATCTCCTGATCGGCTTCTACTACACGCGCCCGGCGGCGGCCGCGGCGGCCGTGAAGGCCTTCTGGGTGACGAAGCTCGGCGATCTCGGGTTCGTGCTCGGCATCGTGCTCCTGTGGGGCGCGACCGGGATGTTCGCCTTCCTCCCGCTCTTCCGCGCGGTCGGGCAGGGCGCGATCGACCCCGCGTACCTCGCGCTCTGCATGGGCCTCGTCTATCTGGGGGCGGTCGGCAAGAGCGCGCAGTTCCCGCTCCACGTCTGGCTGCCCGACGCGATGGAAGGGCCGACGCCGGTCTCGGCGCTGATCCACGCGGCGACCATGGTGACGGCGGGCGTGTACCTGGTGGCCCGGACCTACCCCCTCTTCCTCGGAGCCCCCCAGGTGCTCACGCTGATCGCGTGGGTGGGCGCCTTCACGGCGCTGCTGGCCGCCACGCTGGCCCTCGTGCAGACCGACCTCAAGCGCGTGCTGGCCTACTCCACGGTCTCTCAGCTCGGGTACATGATGGCGGCCCTCGGCGCCGGCGCGCCCCAGGCCGGCTTCTTCCATCTGATCACCCACGGCTTCTTCAAGGCGCTGCTGTTCCTGGCCGCCGGCGCCGTGATCCACGCGGTCCACGCGAACGACTTCGCCGCGATGGGCCGCCTGGGCCGCCGGATGCCCAAGACCGCCACCGTGTTCGTCGTCGGCGCCCTGGCCCTGGCCGGGCTCCCGCCGCTGTCGGGGTTCTTCTCGAAGGAGGCCGTGCTGGCGGGCGTGTGGCAAGGGGGCCTGGGAATCCCGTTCGTGATGCTCGCCGTGACGGTGTTCCTGACGGCCTTCTACATGTTCCGGGCGGTGTTCCTCACCTTCTGGGGCCCGCGGGAGGCGCCGGGCGCCCCCCCCCATGATCCCGGCGCGGTCATGCTCGGGCCGCTGTGGGTCCTGGCCGTGGGCTCGATCGCGGCCGGCGCCCTGGCCGGAGACCGCCTGCGGCTCACGCTGGTTCAGTTCGTCGCCGAGAATCTCGACGCGACACTGCCCCACGGCCCGCGCTGGCTCCTGCCGCTCTCGGTGGCCCTGGCGGGGGCCGGGATCCTGGCAGCCTGGGCGGTGTACCAGCGGGAAGCGGTGCCGGCGGCCGCCCTGCGCCGGGCCTTCGGGCCCCTCGCCCTCGCCGCCGAACGAGGCTACGGGCTCGATGCCGCCTATGCGGGGGTCTATCGCGGGGTGCTCCTCGCCGGAGCCCGGGGCGTCGGGTGGATCGACCGCTATCTCGTCGACGGCGTGGTGAATCTCCTGAGCGCGTGGACCCTGCGGGCCGGGGCGAGTTTGCGGCGGATGCAGACCGGCCGGGCGCAGGACTACCTCTACGGGGTGACGGCGGGCTTCCTGCTCCTGATGCTCCTGTGGGGGAGCTGGCGGTGA
- the nuoK gene encoding NADH-quinone oxidoreductase subunit NuoK gives MLKAYLLVAAAVFAIGLFGVLTRRNAVGILLGIELMLNAVNVNLVAFARYGGGVAGWILALFTIAITVAEVAVGLAIVIVIFRVRRTVEADHLTLLRG, from the coding sequence GTGCTGAAGGCCTACCTGCTGGTCGCGGCGGCCGTCTTCGCCATCGGCCTGTTCGGGGTCCTCACCCGGCGCAACGCGGTCGGCATCCTGCTCGGGATCGAGCTCATGCTGAACGCGGTGAACGTCAACCTGGTCGCGTTCGCCCGGTACGGAGGCGGCGTCGCCGGGTGGATCCTCGCCCTCTTCACCATCGCCATCACGGTCGCCGAGGTCGCGGTGGGGCTGGCGATCGTCATCGTCATCTTCCGAGTCCGCCGGACCGTGGAGGCGGATCACCTGACGCTCCTCCGGGGCTGA
- a CDS encoding NADH-quinone oxidoreductase subunit J: MSAEPLGLIVVAGFLIGASLLVVLSRNLFHSVLWLALALVATAGIFLLLHAEFLAAAQVLLYAGGVVTIVVFAIMLTERLVGQTIRQMNRGVGWGAVVAGVVFVSIAAAVLRAPTGPRPVAAAPATTAALGRALLTEWVLPFEVLAVLLVAALLGAVYLARTDD; this comes from the coding sequence GTGAGCGCCGAGCCGCTCGGCCTCATCGTCGTGGCGGGTTTCCTCATCGGCGCCAGTCTTCTGGTCGTCCTGTCCCGAAACCTCTTCCATTCGGTCCTCTGGTTGGCGTTGGCCCTGGTCGCCACCGCCGGGATCTTCCTCCTCCTGCACGCCGAGTTCCTCGCCGCGGCTCAGGTCCTCCTGTACGCGGGCGGGGTCGTGACCATCGTCGTCTTCGCGATCATGCTGACCGAGCGGCTGGTCGGCCAGACGATCCGTCAGATGAACCGCGGCGTCGGCTGGGGCGCGGTCGTCGCCGGGGTCGTCTTCGTGAGCATCGCCGCCGCCGTGCTCCGCGCGCCCACCGGGCCGCGTCCCGTCGCGGCGGCTCCGGCGACCACGGCGGCGCTCGGGCGGGCGCTGCTGACGGAGTGGGTGCTGCCGTTCGAGGTGCTGGCGGTCCTCCTGGTCGCGGCGCTACTCGGCGCCGTCTACCTCGCTCGCACCGACGACTAG
- a CDS encoding NADH-quinone oxidoreductase subunit I, translating into MPEPAGRGRVAFGMVRAVGTAMGVTLRNLFRKPVTVHYPDVTRPYPDRFRGVLALTYDPETGEENCIGCRLCEYICPPQVIKVEMLKAAKRNYAKIFFLELYACEFCELCVQVCPTDAIIMLKTFDLAVHDRRELLLDKDRLHALGRQFEPSWATGTGLRAMQAPAAKSSAPKAEGGPARAGQPRPGDAGTDPRE; encoded by the coding sequence GTGCCTGAGCCCGCGGGACGCGGCCGGGTGGCATTCGGGATGGTTCGCGCGGTGGGCACGGCGATGGGCGTGACGCTGCGGAACCTCTTCCGGAAGCCGGTGACCGTCCACTACCCCGACGTCACCCGGCCCTATCCCGACCGGTTTCGCGGCGTGCTGGCGCTGACCTACGATCCCGAGACGGGCGAGGAGAATTGCATCGGCTGCCGTCTGTGCGAGTACATTTGTCCGCCGCAGGTGATCAAGGTCGAGATGCTCAAGGCCGCGAAGCGGAACTACGCGAAGATCTTCTTTCTGGAGCTCTACGCCTGCGAGTTCTGCGAGCTGTGCGTGCAGGTCTGTCCGACCGATGCGATCATCATGCTCAAGACGTTCGACCTGGCGGTCCACGATCGCCGCGAGCTGCTGCTCGACAAAGACCGGCTGCACGCCCTCGGTCGGCAGTTCGAGCCCTCTTGGGCGACCGGGACCGGGCTTCGCGCCATGCAAGCCCCGGCCGCGAAGAGCAGCGCACCCAAGGCGGAGGGAGGCCCGGCCCGGGCCGGGCAGCCGCGTCCCGGGGACGCGGGTACGGACCCGCGCGAGTGA
- the nuoH gene encoding NADH-quinone oxidoreductase subunit NuoH, which translates to MSATDLLWTVLPSFLLLNGVLALITYLTLLERKFAARLQSRVGPYRVGRPHGWLQPIADALKLMLKEDIVPTLADRPVYNLAPIVFLVPAFLMYAAIPFAPALALADLQIGLLFVLAVSSLEVVGLFMCGWGSNNKYALLSAMRAVNQIISYEVPFILVALVPAVLTGSLRLQDLVAAQQGLWFVAYPGLGQLAFLTFVVVALASENRIPFDIVEAESELVAGFRVEYSGMKFALIQLAEFTHLFGVACLGTLLFLGGWLGPGPAGLGPVWFILKAILLFVLVIWVRWSFIRIRVDQILGLSWKVFLPMTLGLLLLAGAVVVWRGGAGA; encoded by the coding sequence GTGAGCGCCACCGACCTCCTGTGGACGGTCCTCCCGTCGTTCCTCCTGCTCAACGGCGTGCTGGCCCTCATCACGTACCTGACCCTGCTCGAGCGGAAGTTCGCAGCCCGCCTCCAGTCGCGGGTCGGACCCTATCGCGTCGGCCGGCCGCACGGCTGGCTCCAGCCGATCGCCGACGCGCTGAAGCTCATGCTGAAGGAAGACATCGTGCCGACCCTGGCCGACCGGCCCGTCTACAACCTGGCGCCGATCGTCTTCCTGGTACCGGCCTTCCTCATGTATGCGGCCATTCCGTTCGCCCCGGCGCTCGCGCTGGCCGACCTCCAGATCGGCCTGCTCTTCGTCCTGGCGGTGTCGTCGCTGGAGGTGGTCGGCCTCTTCATGTGCGGGTGGGGCTCGAACAACAAGTACGCCCTCCTCTCGGCCATGCGGGCGGTGAATCAGATCATCTCCTACGAGGTCCCGTTCATCCTGGTGGCGCTCGTCCCCGCCGTGCTCACGGGCTCGCTGCGGCTGCAGGATCTGGTGGCCGCCCAGCAGGGGCTCTGGTTCGTCGCCTACCCGGGGCTCGGGCAGCTCGCCTTCCTCACGTTCGTCGTGGTGGCGCTGGCCTCCGAAAACCGCATCCCCTTCGACATCGTGGAAGCCGAGTCGGAGCTGGTGGCGGGGTTCCGGGTCGAGTATTCCGGCATGAAGTTCGCGCTCATCCAGCTCGCGGAGTTCACCCACCTCTTCGGGGTGGCGTGTCTGGGGACGCTCCTGTTTCTGGGCGGCTGGCTCGGTCCCGGACCGGCGGGCCTGGGGCCGGTGTGGTTCATCCTGAAGGCCATCCTGCTCTTCGTCCTCGTCATCTGGGTGCGCTGGTCGTTCATCCGGATCCGCGTGGACCAGATCCTCGGACTGTCGTGGAAGGTGTTCCTGCCGATGACCCTGGGTCTTCTGCTGCTGGCCGGGGCCGTCGTCGTCTGGCGGGGCGGCGCCGGTGCCTGA
- a CDS encoding NADH-quinone oxidoreductase subunit D, with translation MPDADARTVVEYGYGGNERLVMNMGPQHPSAHGVFRMILTLEGETIVAVDPVIGYLHRCHEKLGETLTYVQYPSIASKTDYVAAMTAELTYVRAAEQLGQIEVPKRAQYLRVLVAELQRIASHCLWLGTWCMDMGGALGGGATMFLYCFREREMILDLFEALTGARLLYGFHQVGGTRYDLPAGWVETCRTTVAFIEGRLDEYEGMLEGNTIFLVRAQGVGVISPGLAQEIGVSGPLIRGSGIAYDVRRAEPYSSYEDFRFDVPVEAAGDCYARYRVRMAEFRQSIGIVRQVLDGLPDGPISSRPGVKSVAQVKLPKGEAYARVEGARGEVGIYLVSDGTPKPYRMKWRGASFSNLAVAGHILPGHKIADAVAILGSIDPVFGEVDR, from the coding sequence ATGCCCGACGCGGACGCCCGGACGGTCGTCGAGTACGGCTACGGGGGAAACGAGCGCCTCGTGATGAACATGGGGCCGCAGCACCCCTCCGCCCATGGCGTGTTCCGGATGATCCTCACGCTCGAGGGCGAGACGATCGTGGCGGTCGACCCGGTGATCGGCTACCTCCACCGCTGTCACGAGAAGCTCGGCGAGACGCTGACCTACGTCCAGTACCCCAGCATCGCCTCCAAGACCGACTACGTGGCGGCGATGACCGCCGAGCTCACCTACGTGCGGGCCGCCGAGCAGCTCGGCCAGATCGAGGTCCCCAAGCGCGCCCAGTACCTCCGGGTGCTCGTCGCCGAGCTCCAGCGGATCGCGTCCCACTGCCTCTGGCTCGGCACCTGGTGCATGGACATGGGCGGGGCGCTGGGCGGCGGCGCCACGATGTTCCTCTACTGCTTCCGCGAACGCGAGATGATCCTGGATCTCTTCGAGGCCCTCACGGGCGCCCGGCTGCTCTACGGCTTCCATCAGGTCGGCGGCACCCGCTACGACCTGCCGGCCGGCTGGGTGGAGACGTGCCGCACGACCGTGGCCTTCATCGAAGGCCGGCTCGACGAGTACGAGGGGATGCTGGAGGGGAACACGATCTTCCTGGTGCGGGCCCAGGGGGTGGGGGTCATCTCGCCGGGGCTCGCCCAGGAGATCGGGGTCTCGGGGCCGCTCATCCGCGGCTCGGGGATCGCCTACGACGTCCGGCGGGCGGAACCCTACTCCTCGTACGAGGACTTCCGCTTCGACGTCCCGGTCGAGGCCGCCGGCGACTGCTACGCGCGGTACCGCGTGCGGATGGCGGAGTTCCGGCAGTCGATCGGGATCGTCCGCCAGGTCCTCGACGGCCTTCCCGACGGGCCGATCTCCTCACGGCCGGGCGTGAAGTCGGTCGCCCAGGTGAAGCTGCCCAAGGGGGAGGCCTACGCGCGGGTCGAAGGCGCGCGGGGGGAGGTCGGGATCTACCTCGTCTCGGACGGGACCCCGAAGCCCTACCGGATGAAGTGGCGGGGCGCCTCCTTCTCGAACCTGGCGGTGGCCGGCCACATTCTGCCGGGCCACAAAATCGCCGACGCCGTGGCCATCCTCGGCTCCATCGACCCGGTCTTCGGCGAAGTGGACCGGTGA
- a CDS encoding NIPSNAP family protein — protein sequence MIHELRTYTIQPGKVGDYVRLSGSVGRPIRGDRFGKLLGYWTTDLGTLSQVVHLWEYADLAARAQARAGLAKDERWTREYVAQSRPFLQAQENMILAPAEWYPFRPASGMGVYELRIYRLAPGKVPEWMGHFRAGLPAREKYSAPVGLWATEIGPLNTVAHLWAYRDSNHRIEARAAAYADPVWKETLAKITPLMQTMEAKLLIPTDFSPLK from the coding sequence ATGATCCACGAGCTCAGGACCTACACGATCCAGCCCGGAAAGGTCGGCGACTACGTCCGGCTCTCGGGGTCCGTCGGCCGGCCGATCCGCGGAGACCGGTTCGGCAAGCTGCTCGGCTACTGGACGACCGACCTGGGGACGCTCAGCCAGGTGGTCCATCTCTGGGAATACGCCGATCTGGCGGCGCGCGCCCAGGCGCGCGCCGGCCTGGCCAAGGACGAGCGCTGGACCCGGGAGTACGTCGCGCAGAGCCGGCCCTTCCTCCAGGCCCAGGAGAACATGATCCTGGCGCCGGCCGAGTGGTACCCGTTCCGCCCGGCCTCGGGCATGGGGGTGTACGAGCTGCGGATCTACCGCCTCGCCCCCGGCAAGGTGCCGGAGTGGATGGGGCACTTCCGGGCTGGCCTGCCCGCGCGCGAGAAGTACTCGGCGCCGGTGGGACTCTGGGCCACGGAGATCGGGCCGCTCAACACGGTGGCGCACCTCTGGGCCTATCGCGACTCCAACCACCGGATCGAGGCCCGGGCGGCCGCCTACGCCGACCCCGTCTGGAAGGAGACGCTCGCCAAGATCACGCCCCTCATGCAGACCATGGAGGCCAAGCTCCTGATCCCGACCGACTTCTCGCCCCTCAAATAG
- a CDS encoding NADH-quinone oxidoreductase subunit C, which produces MTATVALETTLARIRESFGVEPAGEDPKRPLDIMHLVVSVPAERWVEFARFARDALGCLYFCHLTAVDWKAEGFEVVCRVGNLETGLGLTMKTRIGPTAACPSLTGLYRGALWMERECYDLFGIRFEGHPELRRILLPQDWEGHPLRKDYAVDTPHPPYR; this is translated from the coding sequence TTGACGGCGACGGTGGCGCTCGAGACGACCCTCGCCCGGATCCGGGAGAGCTTTGGCGTCGAGCCGGCCGGCGAGGACCCCAAGCGCCCGCTCGACATCATGCACCTCGTCGTCAGCGTTCCGGCCGAGCGCTGGGTCGAGTTCGCGCGGTTCGCCAGGGACGCGCTCGGCTGTCTCTACTTCTGCCACCTGACCGCCGTCGACTGGAAGGCGGAGGGGTTCGAGGTCGTCTGCCGGGTCGGGAACCTGGAGACCGGTCTCGGGCTCACCATGAAGACCCGGATCGGCCCGACCGCCGCCTGCCCGAGCCTGACCGGGCTCTACCGGGGGGCCTTGTGGATGGAGCGCGAGTGCTATGACCTCTTCGGCATCCGCTTCGAAGGTCACCCGGAGCTCCGGCGGATTCTCCTGCCGCAGGATTGGGAAGGCCATCCGCTCCGAAAGGACTACGCCGTCGACACGCCGCATCCACCGTACCGATAA